Part of the Quercus lobata isolate SW786 chromosome 6, ValleyOak3.0 Primary Assembly, whole genome shotgun sequence genome, TATTGGCATACAGCAATAACCtacataaattaaattttcgactgcttcaagttttaactatacaacaacaaaaacaacaacaacaaccattACCTGCAAAACTGCGACATTCCCAATCACTTGGAAACCAATAGGATTTCCGGTTTCTTAGCCTTGCTTGGAGTGTTGGAATTCGAAGATGCATTTGCTGCAGCTGCTGCTGCTTCTGCCTCCATCTTAGCAGCCGCGCGCGCCCTCTTATCAAGCTGAATAAGGCTCCTCGTGGCCAAGATCGCCTGCGGAACCAGATCATGAGAAGCTCTGGCGTATAAACACCTCACGGCCACCGCAGCTTCGTCCTTTACGTCTTGTGGATTCAACGGAGCCAACAAGCAATGCCCTAAAATCCTCAATGCCGGTTGCAATAGCTCCCAAGGTAACGGAATTCTAATCCCCTTAGGTTTTTCGGAATTTCCATCATCGTTATCACCAGCCTTGTATTTCTGGATCCCTAATTTGTTCATCTCTTCAACCACACCTTCAATCTCAATCTCACATCCATTCTCGATTGCTCTAGAATCCGAAAACGACGTGCAGTTTTCGAATTCGTCGTCGAACTCTCTTTTACAAGGACAGTCCTGGCCGGCCCAGGCAGCGACGGATCGGCAAAATTCGAGCTTAGACCAACTCGGCATCTGCGAGATCTGCTTGTAATAGCAATCGAGAGCGACGCCGACGATGCAAGCTCGTTTCGTGGATTTAACGGCGATCTGCGGCTCTAAAGGCAGCGACAAAATTCCAACGGAAGGCCGATTGTTAGCGGCGGGGGTGGTGCGGCGAGGAGTGTGGTAGAGCGAGGGCTGAGAGAGGTCAGGGATTTGGATGAGAATCGGCTTTCCGTTGCGGGATTTGGTTTCGGAAGCGTAGAGAGCGAGGAGTACGGCTTCGAATCCGGCGAGGgaagggagggagagagagtcgTCGGAGTGGATGCGAGAGAGGTAGAGGGCGGAGA contains:
- the LOC115994493 gene encoding A-agglutinin anchorage subunit codes for the protein MDYHSNHRATRSPSSSASSTSSYTPNPPTTTTTTTTTTTTTAASDPMHSWWESVSKARSRIHALSSLLSNSSPSSSSFSFSSLADSDRPALSLLSSPTAYSLISSALSSPLSGSGSDPLCQWLYDTYLSSDPHLQLVVLSFLPLISALYLSRIHSDDSLSLPSLAGFEAVLLALYASETKSRNGKPILIQIPDLSQPSLYHTPRRTTPAANNRPSVGILSLPLEPQIAVKSTKRACIVGVALDCYYKQISQMPSWSKLEFCRSVAAWAGQDCPCKREFDDEFENCTSFSDSRAIENGCEIEIEGVVEEMNKLGIQKYKAGDNDDGNSEKPKGIRIPLPWELLQPALRILGHCLLAPLNPQDVKDEAAVAVRCLYARASHDLVPQAILATRSLIQLDKRARAAAKMEAEAAAAAANASSNSNTPSKAKKPEILLVSK